The sequence AGAGCCCCAGCAGGAATGCCGGGGCTTTTGTCATGGCCTTCTGGCCTGGGTTCGACGGGCCGAATCGAAGCCGGTCGCCAATTGGCGCATCACCCACTTTTTCAAGAAGGCTGTCGAGTACACACCCTCTATTAGAAATCCTTGAGCGGAGCATTGACCAGCATGGAGAGGCATTTGCCGTAAAACTTTCATCGTTGGCGACACACGCACACCAATGCGAGCCTTGAAGGTTTCAATAGCCTGTTCCAGGCAGCCAGAGCCAAGGATACCTGATCGTGGAGAAATTTCACCACCGTGGTCTACCTGAATGCACGATTCAGGTCGTGGTGACGTCATGAATTCCACATCAAACAACGAAGACCCCTTCTTTCCTCCCACACTTTTCCACCAAAACTTCATTCGATTTCAAAAATAATCATTTTGCCACCGTAATCTCTCCTGTGAAGGCCATCAGCACCAACGCAATGTTGAAATGTCATGCGGCAAGCCGTCAGGAGGCACCATGGAAGGAAGAGGGAATACCGAAACAATCTGGGCTCGCATCGAGTCCTGCGTCGAAAAGGCGTTTGACAGCAATGACGCGCTGGTCAGGCAGTGCCTGAAGCAGTGGCGTGATGATGCCGCGGATTTGCGGGAATACGTCCGGCTTTCGTCGATCGTCCACCATATTGAGTCAGATGAAGTTATCGAAGCTGTCATCGATTATTTCATTTCCGGTGTTCGTGAACGGATCCAATCATTGCGATTTCAAGCTGCGATGAATGAGCGTTTGGAGCGGCTTACCCTGATCAGGGTGAAACTCGGCGTTGTCGAGGGCTGCCTGCTCCGGGATACCGAGGAGCAACGTCTGGTGCCCGAAGCTCTGTCTGTGGTTCGGGTTACGAAATCGGCTAACGGTGCGGCTTATGCCAAATTGATCGATGCTGTGATGGAATTTGTCTGCCTCAGCGAATATGAGCAACGGCATTTCGTCTGGCCTGTGGTCTTTGGAGAGGATCTTGCCGAGTTTCCGCAGGAGCTTTCAAAGTTTTTGCTTTGTCAGGGAAAATGCGGACGGGATTTCGTCTTGAAGATTTGCAAAGAGCCCCGGGTCGCTCGGCTTGTCAGATCCGATGAGGACATGCCGCGACCTTTGCTGAGGCTGGCCGCCATGGTGCTCGATGTGGGCAATTCTGGCGCCATAGAGAATGAGTGGCAGTCCGATTTCGTAACCACACAGATCAGACAATAACGCGCCAAGAAACTCGGCGTGTCATCGAGGTACGCTATGCATCCTGTTTCACTTCTTCCTACTCCGGGGATGGATTGGGTCGAACCCATGACGCGGATGGAGTTCGTCTGGATTGCTCCTGGAGCCTTCAATATGGGCGCCTCGCCGGGTGATCTCGCTGGGCCGGAATACGAGCGGCCTTGCCACACGGTATGCATCGACCACGGCTATTGGATCGGGCGCAACCTGGTGACAAATCGCGCATACCGACTTTTCCGCCCCGGGCATGACGCGGTTGAGACGCTGCGTCGCCAGTACCCCGATTACGACCTGTCGCATCTGGAGCGCAAGGAGTTTGACAGACCCATGCAGCCCGTCGTGCGTGTCGATTGGGATGATGCCGAGGCCTTTCTGGATTGGCTGAGCCTTCTTCATGACATGCGCATTCGCTTCGCTCTGCCGACGGAAGAGCAGTGGGAGTACGCCTGTCGAGCCGGCACGTCCTCGCCGTGGCCATGGGGATATGGAATTGAATGCTATCATGCAAATTTCGGAAATGGCGCCATAGAGGAGAGGTGCAAAGGATTCAATCCTGGCATGACGAGCGATGTCGGATCGTATGATCCTAATGCTTGGGGAATTTATGACATGTGCGGCAACGTAGCGGAGATGTGCCGGGACATCTATGTGGATTACGCTGAAAAGGAACGTAGGAGCGATAGGATGTCCCTTGGCCTGGAGCTTGTTGACGCTACGAACACCTCGCGAGTTGTGCGGAACGGCGGATGGAATGCTTCAGGATCCAGGCTCAGAAGTTCTCACAGATTCAAGGCGTATTCGCATCTTTCCAGACTGGATCTTGGATTTCGAGCATGTATCAACTCTTGATGTCATGTAGTGCAACTACAATAAATAATTTCAGTTTGCGAAATGATATGTGCAAAAGGATCCCTGCGTGAATGTAAATTCAAGAAAAAGAAACATCAGGAATGTCAAGTCATGGACTGAGCCAATTACAGGTATGGATTTCATTTGGGTCTCTGCCGGCAGTTTCTGGATGGGAGCGCAGCAGTCAGATGCTGACGCGACGTGGGTAGAGATGCCTCGTCACAAAGTGACGCTGACTAGGGAATACTGGATTGGAAAATATCCAGTCACTCAGTTTCAATGGAAGCGGATTATGGGCAGAAACCCTTCTTTTTTTAAAGGAGTCAGCCTGCCAGTGGAAAGAGTTTCCTGGGAAGATTGTCAGGAATTTTTGGCAAAGCTCAATCGGCGAAGCTCAGGACAGTTTTTTTCTCTGCCAACCGAAGCCCAGTGGGAATATGCGTGCAGAGCCGGAACACAGACCAGGTATTCCTGGGGAGATGAAAGCGATTGCGAGAAAGCGAATTATGGCAAGTTCGAAGTAAGTTTTGAACTTCTTTTCTATGACTGTGGCGGCCAAAATCCCGGAAGAACATCTCCAGTTGGAAAGTACCCTCCCAATGCTTGGGAGATATGCGACATGCATGGGAATGTTTGGGAGTGGTGTGAAGACACGTTCGAAGAATACTCAACGCGGGAACTAGTTGATCCGGTCTATTCCGGAGGAACTGATCGAGTTTGCAGAGGAGGCGGGTGGGGTAGTTCGCAAAGCGCGGTACGGTCTTCATTTCGAGACTGGGCAGAATGCGACCAGCGATCGGCGGATCTTGGATTTCGCATAGTTTTCCGATGACGTAGGCAATACTTTTTAAAGGAGTAAGGAAATGAAGGTTTCACTTCATATTGATAGTCCCGCGATTCTGTTCGCGATTTCTGAAGATCTTCAGGCCACTTTGGCGGCCTCGGTCAGCATTGGTCAACACATGCCTGGCGAATCGTGTCTCATGACGCATTCAGAGGTGGACGCGGCGTTTGTCTCGCAATTCTACGGGGTGATTTCGCCGATGAAGGTGAAGCATGTGGTCGATGACGGTCTTTCCCCCCTGGAGGTGCGACTCATCCTGAACGTGGAGGAAGGTCTCAGGCAAACGAGCTTGGGCATCAGTTCGGACAACCCTGCACTCATCGACGAATTGACCACTTCATGTCTTGGGCCTCTCGGCGTGGTCGCGGGTGCCCCATCGCTGCGCGTAGTCTCGGAGAACACGATTACGGCTCAGCATGACAATGTTGCGGTTCAGACCATCCAATGGTGGCTTAAACGCCGTGGCATAGTCACGCGACTTTCGCAGTCATTTTTCTCAGAATCTGGCCTGGCCATCAAGGAATATCGTCCCGAATACGCGGATATTCGCCCGCGCATGCCATTGACGATACACACTGACAACATGCTTGCGGGTCAGGCATTGCTGGAACTTCTGGAACAGTCCGGATTTCTTGTTGCAGGAGTCGTACACAAGGATTTCGGGGACCAGGGGGACGATCGGCTTGGAGTGAAAAGCCCCTGGTTCGGATTGGAGAGCTCGAGACGTGAAAAAGTGGATCTTGCCAACGTCATCAGCCAGTTCGCCCGGGACCACGGAATCCAGCTTGACGCCTACCCCGTTACGCTCGAGCACGAATTATCGAGTAACACCATGTCGGACGTTTTTCTGCCTTTCGATGCATGCAGGGATCGGCGAATGTGCGCATACGGCGGACCGTATCCTGATCGCCTGAGCGCGCGTATCGAAACCGACAGTCCTGAAGCCGGCAAGCGGCTTGAAAGACGTCTGCAAGCTCTGGGGATAAGAAAAATCAAGGTTGCCAACATCGATGAAGATGATCTGAAGAAGGGGCACTG is a genomic window of Desulfomicrobium baculatum DSM 4028 containing:
- a CDS encoding formylglycine-generating enzyme family protein, with amino-acid sequence MHPVSLLPTPGMDWVEPMTRMEFVWIAPGAFNMGASPGDLAGPEYERPCHTVCIDHGYWIGRNLVTNRAYRLFRPGHDAVETLRRQYPDYDLSHLERKEFDRPMQPVVRVDWDDAEAFLDWLSLLHDMRIRFALPTEEQWEYACRAGTSSPWPWGYGIECYHANFGNGAIEERCKGFNPGMTSDVGSYDPNAWGIYDMCGNVAEMCRDIYVDYAEKERRSDRMSLGLELVDATNTSRVVRNGGWNASGSRLRSSHRFKAYSHLSRLDLGFRACINS
- a CDS encoding formylglycine-generating enzyme family protein, which translates into the protein MNVNSRKRNIRNVKSWTEPITGMDFIWVSAGSFWMGAQQSDADATWVEMPRHKVTLTREYWIGKYPVTQFQWKRIMGRNPSFFKGVSLPVERVSWEDCQEFLAKLNRRSSGQFFSLPTEAQWEYACRAGTQTRYSWGDESDCEKANYGKFEVSFELLFYDCGGQNPGRTSPVGKYPPNAWEICDMHGNVWEWCEDTFEEYSTRELVDPVYSGGTDRVCRGGGWGSSQSAVRSSFRDWAECDQRSADLGFRIVFR